The Cutaneotrichosporon cavernicola HIS019 DNA, chromosome: 3 region GTCGGCTTGGGGTCGGCCGCACGCTCGACACACTGATAAAGCCATCGTCGGtgcgcgacggcgctgATGTATCCTGCACGGGGAACACCAAGGAGTTCATTACGGCGAGTACGACTTGGAACGATTGAGGTGATGAGAGCGGTGCGGAGGCGACTGGTAGGCCttgaggaaggtgatggGGTACCGGTACGGTGGCCGGGTTTGGATGAATCAATCGACTGCGGCGGACGGCGCCCGGCCCGGCGCCACAGGTGGAGCTTGGCTCGGCTTGCCTGAAAGGGTTGGCTAGTATTCAGCTATGAGTCGGAAGTGCAAGCTGGACAATATGCACTGGAGTGAGTTGGCGATGTGTAGATGTCTAGTGTGTTGTTGAGCCGACTCATGTCTGCGGTCTGCGACAGGTGAGTGTGGACGGGAATGCGTGGGCCGCATGGGTCGTGCCATTGCTTGGGATGATCCGCGGCGGCAACTCCCATTACAATACATGACGCCTCAAAATgcggcgcaggccgagACCTTTCAAGGCAGTGAGTATCCCTTTTCCCATGTGGAACCAAAGGTTCAGATCGTTCAGAACTGGTGCGTGTGGTGCAGAGCAGACTAACCAAATGCACGCGGACCAGGCGGGGCCGGATATCTCAAGCCGAAGAGCCTGCCATGATGGCGGCAAGTTGGGAAATCGTACGCTCAAGAACCATAAGACCATAGAATTCAGAAGCCGGATCTTGGAACTGACCATCACCCTCATCGGTAATGTTCGTGCCCACCGGCCCACTTCGGGTCTCACCTGGCAATAATATGCATGTTCCCTATACGGTCTGGCATCACTCACTGTTGCTTTGGCCATGATCATCAAGCAGGACCCCAGATTCACCATGCACCATGCAGCCAGCGCCACCGGTGGCTTCCAATGTCGATTAACGATCGATCAAATCCGGCTTGATTGCCAGTTACATCATCCCGCTCTACATCCAACCACGTGGACGGAGTTGACTGATCTCCGTGGCCTTTACGCTGAACTGAACAAGAAGTGTCGCGAGCCGAACTTTCTCTCCTCTGACAACAAACATGCCCACGCTCGGCCCCTCGCTGCTCTTTGCAGCCggcctcaccctcggcaTTGCCGGCGGGTACTTTGGGGGTCGCGACAAGAAGGTCGCCCCTGCCTACCCGGTCGGAACGCCACTCCCAGCACCTCCCGAGGGCGGACAGGAGTTGCAGCGCCTGCCTATCCCGACGTCCGCTGGGCCGGTTGTGTTGGCGGGTGGATACCCTGGTATGTTCTGAATGTGGTGAATCTGACGCAAGGCCCTACGTTCGATGTGATCCGTCGACACGCGTACATTACCGCGTACGACCGCCGTATGCGCCACCCGGCATGGGTATgtccttccctcctctccttccctctAACCCCCAAAACGAGATACTAACACTAGACCGCCGAGCATCTCACCGCCGAGTCGCTTCGCCGCACGCCGTCTGGGAACGGCACCAAGCCGGTCCCTCTGGACCAGGCCCGGGCGGCCGACACCGTCCCGGAAAAGGTTGATCGCTCCAAGAGCACGTTccaggaggacgagaacaTCCCCGAGCTCTTCCGCTCCAAGCTCTCTGACTGTGAGCTTAGAAAGGCTTGTGATTATCTGACAGGCAGACTTCCGCAGCGGCTACGACCGCGGTCACATGTGTGTCCAGCTGTTGCAAGCTCGGAatgagctgaccccagggTGCCCGCGGCCGATGCCAAGATCTCGCAGACGGCCATGAACGAGACGTTCTTCCTGACCAACATTGCGCCGCAGGTTGGCGAGGGATTCAACCGCCACTGTGAGTGCGCGCCACAGCTCtgctgacggcagactGGGCCTACGTCGAGGACTTCTGCCGCCGCCTGACCACCAACTTTGAGGACGTCTACGTGTTTACGTGAGCTATTATATGCGCGCCCCTAGCTCACGACAGCATCCCGCTCTACCTTCCCACCCgtggcgccgacggcaagTGGCGTGTGGTGAGTTGATCTTCGCCTGCTGCTACCAGCTCACACAGACCTATGAGGTGATTGGCGAGACGCCCTCCGTTTCCGTCCCAACGCACTTCGCCAAGGTTGTCCTCGCGTCGCGCCCCGACTTCGGGTTCCCCCAGAAGCCCAACGCGTCGAACAAGGAGGTTACCTCTCCCAGCAccgtcaaggagctcgcgATGGGCGCGTTCATCCTCCCGAACAAGGAGATCCCGGACCAGGCCGATCTCCGAACCTTTATCGCGCCTGGTGAGTTGGAGTCTGATTTCGCTAACTCGCTCAGTTGAGACTGTTGAGCGCGCGGCCGGTCTCCAGCTCTTCAACGAGGACCTCAAGGAAAAGTCGCGCCAGCTTTGTGCGGTCACTCAGTGCTCGGTCGTCGTGCGCCGCTTCGACGACACGCGCAAGGAGTTTGCTAAGAAGAAGTAGCTCCGTATCTAGTCGTCTAACGTCTGGCTCATTTGCCCATCTGTCGAGCATCACATGCATGTAGCATTGCACAATCTAATGTAGTCTGAAGTGTAAGCCGGAATAGCCGCATTTGTTGGGTCCTTGCGTCATTCTAGCGTTGTGCCTGAGCCACACAACGAATGTCTTGGCCCTCTGCCAACATGTCAAACTCGCATCTTGGTCTAGTCAATCGTTCAATCGTCCACACCACCGTTTCCAATGGCTCCCTTCCTCTTTCCATATCCAACGACGGGGTCGGTGACCTTCTCTACCGTCCTACTTGACAGGGGATTGGCATACACGCTCGAGTTGGCTGACGCAACGGTCGCACGCACCaagctccagctcgtcctcaaaGCGGCTGCCGCTGGGGATCAAGGCACGTCggcgctcgccatcctcgaggcAGTGCAGGTCTACCTTCCCCATCTGCGTGGTATCATCGCATGTCTCGACACCGATGACCTCTTATTCAAGGGTGACCCCGTCTTCCCCTGGGCGTCGAGTCTGACGCGATATACAGCCTCCgcccctctccttcccttcccctcgATCCACGCCGAGCACCACTTCGTACTCCTAGTCTACACCATCGCACTGTGTAACTATGCAGCGAGcatcctctcctcgctcccGATATTCGAGTCGACCGGGCGCGGCGTGCCTGCCCTCAgcaccgaggacgagaagaagacgacaGCCGCGCTCTCCCGCGCTGTCGACCTTCTCTCGCAGGCCTCGGGCGTGGCAGATTGGGCTGCGACAAACGTGGCCCCtcagctcgaggagggccgcaGGGCCACCGGTGGCCGCGTGGGAAAGGGCTACAAGTGGCCGGTCGAGACAGGGCCTGAGGGTTTCCGCGGCCTCTCAATGTAAGTCTCCCCACTACAaagctgacggcaggatcctcctcgctgacGCGCACGTCACGGCAAtccgcaagctcctcctccccgtGCTGGGACACGCGCTCTTTGCTCCCCCAGGcccgcccctcccacccaaGCACGCCTCCCCCAGTCTCCTGGGCAAACTCTACCTCCACGTCGCGAGCCTGTACTCTCAAGCCTCGGCACTGTTTGCGGTACACGACGTGCCAGCCGTCAAGGCAAAACTCTTCGCACGCGACCGCCTCCCCAACGACCCTGACGCGGCAGAGAGCGACATCATCCCCGACCTCAAGCGCTACCTGCGGAAGGAGGCGCTCTTGTCTTCAGCGCTGGCGTATAAGTGGTTGGGAGTCGATGTGGGGGAAAACGGCAAGGGCAACTGCGTCGGAGAGGCGATTGCGTGGATCTCGGAGGCAAGGGAACGCCtggcccagctcgaggacggcaaggtcgaggccaagttGAAGGGTCTTAGTATTGGCCGTAGCGCCGAGCGCAGGAAAGAGGCTCGCAAGATGCGGCAGGGAAGgatcgagcgcgagacTGCAGATGCGGACGCGTGGATCAGCTCGTACAAGAAGATGAACGATACGGTAGGTCGCGGAGTGCGCTTGCGTGGCGACAGCGCTGGACTCAACTGATAGCAGGTCGCGTTCCAGCCCATCCCACCGGCCACGAGCCTCGTCGCACCTCCCGGCCGACCCATCTTCACAGCTAAGGCGTTCTCACCAcccgacgccaagctcacccCGCTCGTCCGGGACGAGGGTTCCGACCCAGAACGGCGAGACGACCCGTCCTCTCCTCGCGAGGCGGAGTACGCGGGCAAGGGAAATTACTTCTAGCATGTGCGAACGGTCGCCAGCTAGCGAGTTCACGAGCACGCGAGGGGCGACGTGAGGGAGTAATTGGTGTGATGGGGAagtgagagagagggagaaggcgcATGAGGGCCGCTCGAGGCTGGGTGATGTCAGAAGTGTGGAGAGGATTTGGAGCGGACAAGAGATCCTGCTGGCGGACGCGTGGTGCAATTTGACTACTGTGCTTATGGTCTGAGGCGCTTCTTCACGACAGCGTGACTTCCTTGGTGTACTTGCCCAACAGCGGCTCTATCAAGTTCGCTGAGTCTGCTCCCTCAACGCGAGTGAACAGGATGCCCGCCGATGAATGGATGTTTGTACATGTTTCTACTCCATACTTTTACTCCGGTTATAATTCTACCCCGTGCCGTCTAACCTGACGTCCTTGGGCACAACGTCGTGCATCCTGTTCCCCATCGCTGGCGGAGGATCGACGCCAATCCAATGCCActccccgccctcgccgacccaCGCGCCTCCGTCACACGACCAGCTCCTCATGACGCTAACAGAGTCCTCGCGTGCTCCGCGCATCGCTTcgacctcgctctcgctcaGTTCATGGCTGGGCACACGAAGCACCATAAAGTCGCGCGCAGCGACTGCGAGCTTGATGAGGTGCGGCTCGGGGCCCTGTAGCGCGTGATCGTGGCAGTTCGGGCCGTTCCAGATTGCGCTGATCTGGTTGACGAGACTCTGGATGATGACGCGCAGGTGAAGTTCCGAGGTGTTGAGCGGCAACGCCTTGACACCCACAAACTCGGCCGCAGGTACGGGATAGGGGTACGGGCTCATTGGCCCCAACAGCGCGGGGAAGGGCTCGTTTGTCGCgaagcgcggcgaggggaACATGGCAGAGAAGTGGTTGACTGCCACGCGGCGCGCATTGATGGCGTACGCAAactcgccgacctcgtcaggcgtggcgtggccgcgcgagcgcgccttGACGCGAGTCGCATCGCGCTTGTCGGCGAacgcctcgaccgccttgACAGCCGAACTCGTTGTCTGGTGGTTGCCGTGGAAGATCCACGGCTCGCGCACAACGCCGCGATCTTTGGCTGCCTGGTCAAACTCCTTGCTCCGCTTCGCCTCTAAGCTCTGTTCTAggccgctcgcgcgcacCGCGCGCCCACGGTCGCCCTTACCGACGCTCTCGGGAATTGCGGCATTTGTGCACTCATGCACGAGTAGAGATGCGTCATGGCACATACGTTGCAGCGCCTCGTTAGGTGTACCGCCTGCGCAGTCCCCGAAGAtgacgagcttgcgccCTGGCTCGCCTGTCGGTTCGGGAGGGTGTATCACCTCGCCAGAAGGCAGCGTcagtggtggtggtggcgggagCGAGCTGAGATGGCTCAGAAGCGACAGCGGGTGCCGAACAGGTGGGTCCTGTGCCGCGAGCTCCTTTGCATTAGCTTGCAGGAGAGGGATCAAGCGTGCCGTGTCCAGAGGCTTGCGAGATGCTGGCTCCTGTAGGACATAGCCAATAGAGGGTACTGACGTCAGTGGTGCAAGTCGGGTTGGGCCACGCTCACCTCGATGCACTAGGGGCCCAGCGCTGACCATCCAGCCCTTGGTGCCCTTGGTCGAGCGCTCGTCCACGATCATCTCCCAaacgccctcctcgttggCGAGTACGTCGCGGCCCACCGCTTCGTTAACGTGCAGCTCCGACTCGGAGCACCCGGCGCCCTTCTCCGCGCCAGGCGgcacgagctcgtgcaCGGCGTACGCGCCGGAGAGGGTGGCCTTCGTGAGGCGTAGCGTGGTGCggatgagctcgcgcagcccAACCGGTCCGTAGATGTTGATATCCGCCTGCTATCAGATCACGTCTGCCCAAGTCAGCTCACCTTCTTGGCCGTCCCAGCCGCCCGCAGGCGCTCAAGCCCCGCCTCGGactgccccactccactcATAATGACCGCCATGATGGCCACGATACCCAGGACATGGTCTGCGTGCATGTGCGTCACGAAAAGGCGCGAGATGTTGACCATGCGCAGCGCGCTCTGATGCAGGCGGTTGTTGGTGCCATCAGCGGCGTCGAAGACTGGCATCAGCTGGGCTTTCCAAGGGGCGCACGCCAGGTGTTGTTCCCAAagtcgaccgcgagcgacgagcaTTGACGAGACGATATGGGGCCTCCGCCTAGCGTCAGATTTCACAACAAGTGGCAGACGTACCACTACAAGTTCCCAGCTGCGGTCAGCTACCTCCCTTCACTGGACCAAACACCAAAGTGGACTCACAAAGTGCACGGACACTGGGTGTGGCGCCTTCCTGGTTGCGACAGTTGGCGGTGTACAGCGCCCGCCGTTCTCCGCTACCTCAGACATTGTCAAGACGAGAAGTGGCGAATGATGAGAAAGGTGATGGTCATCACCAGAGTTGAAGTGAGGTCACGGTGAATGATAAAACGACGGCATTCGGCTGAGCCGACTCGTTTCCGACTTAGGCAGACTAACAGCAGTCTAAACAGTGTGACTGTGGGGTCTCCGACCCGATCTCCGAATGAATCCACGTGACTGTCGCATGTCAATAATATTAATTTTGATGAATTATTTCTCTGGAATTTGTCCGGTTAGTGTTGAACATCCAAGAATTCTCGATCCCAAGGTTGCTCGCTCAAGTCGGCCTCGGAGGTAACCTGCAACATCCATCCTCCATCAACGACGCTGCTGGACTCTTGACCCTAAAACGAGTTAGCGACTCGGAACCCACTCGACCCGACCGTCCCCACTATCCCCACCCACCGACCACTTCGACACTCGCGCGATGTCCGGCTCACTCACCCACATCCTCCTTGAGGGCGCCTCTGGCTATGCCATCTTCAACGTCAAGCTCCAGGAGGAGATTGCCGCGCGGTCCAAGCAGCTCCAGGACTCGATCAATGACTGGAACACGTTCAACCGCatggtcgagctcgcctcGTTCTTCCCCTTCACCAgcgccgcgcaggcgctcgagaacgCCAACGACGTTTCGGAGGGTGTGCTCAACCCCCACCTGAagagcctcctcgccatggTCATCCCCAGCTCTGGCTCCAAGGGTAACAAATCCCAGGCTGGTGTGCTCCTCGGAGTCTCGGAGCGTGGCCTCGCCGGTGCGATCCAGGGTGAGACTGGCATCCTCTGCGACACCTCGGAGCGTgctctcgagctcatccGTGGCGTCCGTCTCTACCAGGACAagttcctcgccaaggagggTCTTGAGAAGGGTGACATTACCCAGGCCCAGCTCGGTCTCGGCCACTCGTACTCGcgcggcaaggtcaaggtgAGAACCCCATGTGGAGCTAGTGACTCACCCCCAAGTTCAACGTCAACCGCTCGGACAACATGATCATCCAGGccatctcgctctcggaccagctcgacaaggacctCAACACCTTCTCGATGCGTTGCCGCGAGTGGTACGGCTGGCACTTCCCCGAGCTGTACAAGCTTGTCCCCGATGCGCACCAGTACGCCCAActtgccgtcctcatcggcgACCGCACTCAGCTTaacgaggacaagctcgccgacatgcaggagatcctcgacgatgacgagacCCGCGCCCGTAACGTCCTCGATGCGGCCCGCGCCTCCATGGGTTCGGACATTAACGAGatcgacctcctcaacatCTCCAACTTTGCCGAGCGTgtcgtcaagctcgccgagtACCGCAAGAGCCTGCGTCGCTACCTGGTCGAGAAGATGAGCATTGTCGCGCCCAACCTGTcggctctcctcggcgagaccATTGCCGCTCGCCTCATCAGCCACGCCGGTTCGCtcaccaacctcgccaagtACCCCGCCTCGACCGTGCAGATTCTTGGCGCCGAGAAGGCCCTCTTCCGCGCTCTCAAGACCAAGGGCAACACCCCCAAGTACGGTCTCATCTACCACTCGAGCTTCATTTCCCGCGCTGGCTCCAAGTACAAGGGCCGCATCTCGCGTTTCCTCGCGAACAAGTGCTCGATCGCGTGCCGCATCGACTGCTTCTCCGACGTGCCGACCAACAAGTTCGGCGAGGCCCTGCGCGCGCAGGTTGAGGAGCGCCTTGCCTTCTTCGAGACCGGCGTTGCGCCTTCCAAGAACGCCGACGCTATGCAGAAGGCATTGAAGGCGAttgccgccgacctcggtgatgacgaggatgacgacgacgacgacgagggcgacgtcTCTGCCGCCGACATCGAGGCTGCCGCCAAGCAGGTCGAGAAGGATCAGGTGTCTGCCGCCAAGGCCCGTGGACCAATGgaccccgagctcgcccagctggcgtcgagcgctGCCGCGACCCCGtccaagaaggagaagaaggacaagaaggacaagaaggagaagcgcaagcgcgacgaggacgaggacgaggacgaggggcGGAGGAAaaaggagaagaaggagaagaaggacaagtCCGACAAGTCCGAGtccaagaaggagaagaaggacaagtctgacaagaaggacaagaaggaaaagaaggacaagaaggacaagaagaagtCCAAGGACTAATTCCTCCTCTTTGCCTGATTCCGATGTTCGACTGGTCTCctggtgggagggggagggggaatAGATCGCCCGAGTGGAGGCGCTCGGGCTGCGCATGCGCGCTGCTTGTCCACTGCTGTACTACTGGCTTCTTTATCTCATGCATTCGCATAGGACCGCGGGGTTGTGGTTAGGGTGGGTTGTGGGCGGTTGTTGGCTTCTCTGACATTGCATCGCGCTTGGGGCACTCGTACAAACTTTGTGAGCCGTTATTTGATGTGAGCAGCCATAGGAATTGCCGACGATTCGGACGCGGCTTCCTCCCATTCAATCCGCGATGTACGCAGTGACACGGACAAACATCATAGGCTGCCGCATCGGCACACCGCTATTTTATCACCAGATCGCCTCATCTGGATCGCCGCAGAGTTAGGATGCCGTCAGCCCAAGTGTACATGTCTCAAGGAGCAATGTTGCGCCGGATGATATCTGGATCACATGAACATGGATCTCACGCGCCACCGCGCAGGATGTCGGAGCACAAGCTTGGGCCGTTGCCATCGTGGCAAGGCGGTGTCGGCGAATAGCGACCAGAGGTTATCTGTGCTTGAAAGCAACGTAGTGAGCGGTGAGCAGGATATGTACGCCATGCTCGATCGGCTCATGCACGCAATATGGATTGGCTGAGCTGCATATTCATCCAGTTGAATGTGCAGCTGCAATCGGTGACGTTTGCGACCTTTGGGGCTTTGGGGGGGTGGTGGAATCAGGGCTAGTGTGAGCATCGTTCATCAGAGATTCATGTGAGGGACGGATTGCGCGTCGCGTCACTTTGAAAAATGGATCAATCATGTGGTAGGTAGCCTCGCGCCCAACATTGCATGGGTTTGGGATATTGGGATCAGATCAATGAAAAAAACACGCCAACCCTACCATTATCACAAAATCCAGGTAAATAAACAAAACAAACACCGCCACACGTCATTGTTAGTGGTATATTTGACCCCGCTCTTACCGTATGGCAGCAGTTTAGATTGAGGGAAGGACATGACTGGACTCGTGTCCTGCAGGACGCGTCGTGATTTATAACAACTGACTGGACCCTcgccccctccctctcctccagccaccttccctcatccctcactTTTCCTCCTTCCACCACAACACTCCTCCAACAGATACCCAGCGAACCATCTGCTGATAAACGTCTTGCTACCACTCTTGCTCCTCTAGTCCCCTCCTAGTGAGTACGCGACCGAGAGCTCGAGAGAGACTCTCGCTTGCTCGCCACTTCAATACTGACGCGTCAGACCCGCATCTCCCCATCGCCAGGCGAGCCGCTCttccacccacccacccacgCCCCTCCCCGTCCAGTATGTGGGTTTACAAGCGCGATGGCCGCAAGGAGCCGGTGGCTTTCGACAAGATCACTGCCCGTGTAAGTCCAAACATTGCGAACAGACCACACGCGCCGCAACCGACACGTCCGCCCAGCACCAAACACCAAACACCCGAGACATGGCTGACGCGAACAGATCCATAAGCTGTCGTacggcctcgaccgcaACTTTGTCGACCCCGTCCAGATCACTCAGAAGGTCGTTGCTGGCGTTTACCCCGGCATCACCACGACTGAGCTCGACAACCTTGCGGCTGAGACGGCCGCTTACCTGACCACCACGTGAGTAAACCCTGCCACAGGCAATGTGGCGTCAATTGACCCCAGTCACGCCGACTatgccatcctcgccgcgcgtcTGGCCGTGTCCAACCTGCATAAGGAGACCAAGAAGGTCTTCTCGCAGGTCATCACCGACCTGTACAACTGGGTCAACCCCAAGACCCTCAAGCGGTCACCTATGGTCTCGCAGGAGGTATATGACGTGACGATGAAGcacaaggacaagctcgactCTGCGATCATCTACGACCGCGACTTCTCGTACAACTTCTTCGGCTTTAAGACGCTCGAGCGCTCGTacctcctccgcatcgacggcaaggtcgcTGAGCGCCCGCAGCACATGCTCATGCGTGTCGCTATCGGCATCCACGGCGAGAACCTTGACCGCGTCTTCGAGACTTACAACCTCATGTCTGAGCGCTACTTCACGCATGCCTCACCGACCCTCTTCAACGCCGGCACGCCCAACGCACAGATGTCTTCGTGCTTCCTCGTTGCCATGAAGGACGACTCGATTGACGGCATCTACGACACGCTCAAGACCTGCGCTCAGATCTCTAAGACTGCCGGCGGTATCGGTTTGCACATCCACAACATCCGCGCCAAGGGCTCGTACATTGCTGGCACCAACGGCTACTCGAACGGTATCGTTCCCATGCTCCGTGCCTACGATGCGACTGCCCGTTACGTTGACCAGGGCGGCAACAAGCGCCCCGGTGCCTTCGCCATCTACCTCGAGCCGTGGCACGCCGATGTCTTCGACTTCCTTGATCTCCGGAAGAACcacggcaaggaggagatgcgTGCCCGTGACCTCTTCTACGCCCTCTGGATTCCTGACCTCTTCATGAAGCGTGTCGAGTCGGATGGCGACTGGACCCTCATGTGTCCTGCCGAGTGCCCCGGCCTTGCCGACGTCCACTCTGAGGAGTTTGAGCAGCTCTACGAGAAgtacgagcgcgagggcaATGGTCGCAAGACCATCAAGGCTCAGAAGCTTTGGttcgccatcctcgaggcccAGACCGAGACCGGCGGCCCCTTCATGCTCTACAAGGACGCGGCCAACTCAAAGTCGAACCAGCAGCACCTCGGCACTATCAAGTCGTCCAACCTCTGCACTGAGATCATTGAGTACTCGTCGCCCGACGAGGTTGCCGTGTGCAACCTTGCCTCGATCGCTCTCCCTGCTtttgtcgacctcgaggcgcaggcCTACGACTTCCAGAAGCTCCACGACATCACCAGGGTTGTTACCAAGAACCTCGACCAGGTCATTTCGCGCAACTACTACCCCGTTGTTGAGGCGCGTAACTCCAACATGCGTCACCGGCCCGTCGGTCTCGGTGTCCAGGGCCTTGCCGACACCTTCATGGCTCTCCGCATGCCCTTCGACTCGCCAGAGGCCCGTGAGCTCAACCTGCAGATCTTCGAGACCATCTACCACGCCGCTCTCACCGCGTCGTGCGAGATGGCCCAGGACCTTGGCAAGTACCCTTCGTACGAGGGCTCGCCCATCTCGCAGGGCAAGCTCCAGTTCGACCTGTGGGGCCGCACCCCAACCGACCTTTGGGACTGGAACCCGGTGCGCAAGAACATTGCCCAGCACGGTGTCCGCAACTCACTCCTCGTTGCGCCGATGCCCActgcctcgacctcgcaGATCCTCGGCTGGAACGAGTGCTTCGAGCCTTACACCTCGATGCTCTACGCCCGTCGTGTGCTCTCGGGTGACTTCCAGGTCGTGTGTCCCTGGCTCCTGCGCGACCTGATCAACCTCGGCATCTGGGACGACAACATGAAGAACCTCATCATTGCCAACCGCGGTTCGGTCCAGAACATCCCCAACATCCCCGATGACATTAAGGCCATCTACAAGACGGTGTGGGAGATTTCGCAGAAGGCAgtcatcgagctcgccgccgaccgTGGCGCGTTCATTGACCAGAGCCAGTCGCTCAACATCCACCTGTCGAACCCCTCGTTCTCGCAGCTCACGTCGATGCACTTCTTCGGCTGGAAGCGCGGCCTCAAGACCGGCGCATACTACCTCCGCACGCAGCCTTCGGCCAACGCTATCCAGTTCACCATCGACGCCAGTACGCTCAagcaggccaaggcgctcgacaaCACGCCCTCTTTGCTCAAGAAGCCCATGGCGCAGCAGGctgacctcgtcgagcccaTGCGCAAGGTTGAGATCAACACGACCGCGCCCAAGGCCGTGCACCCGTCCGTAACCGCCGCGTCGCAGGCCCGTCGCTCCTCTGAGACGCCTGCGCCCAGCGACTCGGAGGAGATCTCGtacgaggaggccaagcgccgcgCTGAGGAGCGTGCTGCCGCGGCTCTCCAGTGCAGCATCGACAACAAGGACGCCTGCGTCATGTGCTCTGGGTAATGGACCTTTGTGCTGAGTGGGGTTGCGTTGGCGATGTTGTACATGTCTTATTTTGCTACGCTACAGATGAATTGCATAGACTAAGATGTCGAAAGGCAGGAGATGCgcgggaggaaggggtgCATGCAGATACTGAAGGGTGTCAAGTTGAGTGAGCCATCGGTTGAGGAAGCTTTCCCACGGTCGACCATGCGCGGTTCCATGCGCGGTTCCATGCGCGACTGATGTTTATCCCTGGCAACACAACAACCCTgccgccatctcgccacCCATCAACCACTCTCAACAACATTCTCAATCACTCTTCAACACAATGGTGAGTAGGATTTCGCCAGCGCACGCACTCGCCGCATAACCCCAGCATTGTCAACGACAGATCCCCACTCCGCAACCCCCTCACTCTCCCTCATCTACTACCTCCCCATCACCACCTTCTTCCCCGCACCGTCCTCCCTTTCCTCAGCTACCCCGTTTCCGCTATAGCTGACACCAAGTCCAAACCTGCCCCGACTGCCctgggcctcggccgcggccttccctcctctctcccccaGGTCCCACGCGCTCGGGAAACCTCTGGGGCCGCATACACAATGTTCTCGGCACAGCAAGTGAAGCAGTTCAAGGAGGCGTTCAACATGATCGACCAGGACGGCGATGGGCGCGTATCCGAGGCGGACCTAAGGACGATGTTGACTGAGCTTGGTGAGGAGCCGTGTCCTTCTTCGGGCCTGGGCGTAGGTGGTTTAAGCAGGTTGAACAGCCAGCAGCCCAACCCATCAAAAACACCTCCCCTCCTTATCCCACTAGAGTTTCCGtcccagctgacaccaggtcaAACCCCCACTCCTGACCTTCTCCACTCGCTCCTCACGGCGCGGCCAGGGCGTACGACTGGCTCGGCCGACGGCATCAACTTTACCCAGTTCCTCGCAATGAtgggcgagcgcctcctccacct contains the following coding sequences:
- the nop56 gene encoding uncharacterized protein (Small nuclear ribonucleoprotein) codes for the protein MSGSLTHILLEGASGYAIFNVKLQEEIAARSKQLQDSINDWNTFNRMVELASFFPFTSAAQALENANDVSEGVLNPHLKSLLAMVIPSSGSKGNKSQAGVLLGVSERGLAGAIQGETGILCDTSERALELIRGVRLYQDKFLAKEGLEKGDITQAQLGLGHSYSRGKVKFNVNRSDNMIIQAISLSDQLDKDLNTFSMRCREWYGWHFPELYKLVPDAHQYAQLAVLIGDRTQLNEDKLADMQEILDDDETRARNVLDAARASMGSDINEIDLLNISNFAERVVKLAEYRKSLRRYLVEKMSIVAPNLSALLGETIAARLISHAGSLTNLAKYPASTVQILGAEKALFRALKTKGNTPKYGLIYHSSFISRAGSKYKGRISRFLANKCSIACRIDCFSDVPTNKFGEALRAQVEERLAFFETGVAPSKNADAMQKALKAIAADLGDDEDDDDDDEGDVSAADIEAAAKQVEKDQVSAAKARGPMDPELAQLASSAAATPSKKEKKDKKDKKEKRKRDEDEDEDEGRRKKEKKEKKDKSDKSESKKEKKDKSDKKDKKEKKDKKDKKKSKD
- the NUC1 gene encoding uncharacterized protein (DNA/RNA non-specific endonuclease); the encoded protein is MPTLGPSLLFAAGLTLGIAGGYFGGRDKKVAPAYPVGTPLPAPPEGGQELQRLPIPTSAGPVVLAGGYPGPTFDVIRRHAYITAYDRRMRHPAWTAEHLTAESLRRTPSGNGTKPVPLDQARAADTVPEKVDRSKSTFQEDENIPELFRSKLSDYFRSGYDRGHMVPAADAKISQTAMNETFFLTNIAPQVGEGFNRHYWAYVEDFCRRLTTNFEDVYVFTIPLYLPTRGADGKWRVTYEVIGETPSVSVPTHFAKVVLASRPDFGFPQKPNASNKEVTSPSTVKELAMGAFILPNKEIPDQADLRTFIAPVETVERAAGLQLFNEDLKEKSRQLCAVTQCSVVVRRFDDTRKEFAKKK
- a CDS encoding uncharacterized protein (Metallo-hydrolase oxidoreductase); translated protein: MSEVAENGGRCTPPTVATRKAPHPVSVHFLGTCSVFDAADGTNNRLHQSALRMVNISRLFVTHMHADHVLGIVAIMAVIMSGVGQSEAGLERLRAAGTAKKADINIYGPVGLRELIRTTLRLTKATLSGAYAVHELVPPGAEKGAGCSESELHVNEAVGRDVLANEEGVWEMIVDERSTKGTKGWMVSAGPLVHRVPSIGYVLQEPASRKPLDTARLIPLLQANAKELAAQDPPVRHPLSLLSHLSSLPPPPPLTLPSGEVIHPPEPTGEPGRKLVIFGDCAGGTPNEALQRMCHDASLLVHECTNAAIPESVGKGDRGRAVRASGLEQSLEAKRSKEFDQAAKDRGVVREPWIFHGNHQTTSSAVKAVEAFADKRDATRVKARSRGHATPDEVGEFAYAINARRVAVNHFSAMFPSPRFATNEPFPALLGPMSPYPYPVPAAEFVGVKALPLNTSELHLRVIIQSLVNQISAIWNGPNCHDHALQGPEPHLIKLAVAARDFMVLRVPSHELSESEVEAMRGAREDSVSVMRSWSCDGGAWVGEGGEWHWIGVDPPPAMGNRMHDVVPKDVRLDGTG
- a CDS encoding uncharacterized protein (BRO1-like domain), with the translated sequence MAPFLFPYPTTGSVTFSTVLLDRGLAYTLELADATVARTKLQLVLKAAAAGDQGTSALAILEAVQVYLPHLRGIIACLDTDDLLFKASAPLLPFPSIHAEHHFVLLVYTIALCNYAASILSSLPIFESTGRGVPALSTEDEKKTTAALSRAVDLLSQASGVADWAATNVAPQLEEGRRATGGRVGKGYKWPVETGPEGFRGLSMILLADAHVTAIRKLLLPVLGHALFAPPGPPLPPKHASPSLLGKLYLHVASLYSQASALFAVHDVPAVKAKLFARDRLPNDPDAAESDIIPDLKRYLRKEALLSSALAYKWLGVDVGENGKGNCVGEAIAWISEARERLAQLEDGKVEAKLKGLSIGRSAERRKEARKMRQGRIERETADADAWISSYKKMNDTVAFQPIPPATSLVAPPGRPIFTAKAFSPPDAKLTPLVRDEGSDPERRDDPSSPREAEYAGKGNYF